From a single Theropithecus gelada isolate Dixy chromosome 8, Tgel_1.0, whole genome shotgun sequence genomic region:
- the GSDMD gene encoding gasdermin-D isoform X2: MGSAFEWVVRRVVQELDHSGELIPMTSPKDSPGFQPYFLVVRKPSSSWFWKPCYKPLNLSIKDILEPDAPEPDLQRGSTFHFYDAVDGQLRGGVELSAPGQAKIAGGASVSDSSSTSMHVYSLSVDPNTWQTLLHERHLQQPEHKILQQLRSRGDNVYVVTEVLQTQKEVEVTQTHKREGSGQFSLPGAMCLQGEGQGHLSQKKTVTIPSGSILAFRVAQLVINSDLDILLFPDKKQRTFQPPPTGHKPSRSVGAWPQLHSVLSMMGCLHNFSADGVPAEGTFTEDFQGLRAEVEAISKELELLDRELCQLLLEGLEGVLRDQLALRALEEALEQGPSIGPVEPLDGPAGAVLECLVLESRMLVPELAVPVVYLLGALTMLSEMQHELLAEALESQTLLGPLELVGSLLEQSAPWQERSTVSLPPGLLGSSWGEGAPAWVLLEECGLELGEDTPHVCWEPQAQGRMCALYASLALLSGLSQEPH; encoded by the exons ATGGGGTCAGCCTTTGAGTGGGTGGTCCGGAGAGTGGTCCAGGAGCTGGACCACAGTGGGGAGCTCATCCCCATGACCAGCCCAAAGGACTCCCCTGGCTTCCAGCCCTACTTCCTGGTGGTCAGGAAGCCCTCAAGCTCATGGTTCTGGAAACCGTGTTATAAGCCTCTCAACCTGTCAATCAAGGACATCCTGGAGCCGGATGCCCCAGAACCAG ATTTGCAGCGTGGCAGCACCTTCCACTTCTACGATGCCGTGGATGGGCAGCTACGGGGCGGCGTGGAACTGTCAGCCCCAGGACAGGCGAAGATCGCAGGCGGGGCCTCGGTGTCTGACAGCTCCAGCACCTCAATGCATGTGTACTCACTGAGTGTGGACCCGAACACCTGGCAGACCCTGCTCCATGAGAG gcacctgcagCAGCCAGAGCACAAAATCCTGCAGCAGCTGCGGAGCCGCGGGGACAACGTATATGTGGTGACGGAGGTGCTACAGACGCAGAAGGAGGTGGAAGTCACACAGACCCACAAGCGGGAGGGTTCGGGCCAGTTTTCCCTGCCGGGAGCCATGTGCTTGCAG GGTGAGGGCCAGGGCCACCTGAGCCAGAAGAAGACGGTCACCATCCCCTCGGGCAGCATCCTCGCATTCCGAGTGGCCCAGCTGGTTATTAACTCTGACTTGG ACATCCTTCTCTTCCCGGATAAGAAGCAGAGGACCTTCCAGCCGCCCCCGACAG GCCACAAGCCTTCCAGGAGTGTAGGCGCCTGGCCACAGCTGCACTCAGTCCTCTCCATGATGGGGTGCCTCCACAACTTCTCGGCAG ATGGGGTCCCTGCGGAGGGGACGTTCACTGAAGACTTCCAGGGCCTAAGGGCAGAGGTGGAGGCCATCTCCAAGGAACTGGAGCTCTTGGACAGAGAGCTGTGCCAGCTGCTGCTGGAGGGCCTGGAGGGGGTGCTGCGGGACCAGCTGGCCCTGCGAGCCTTGGAGGAGGCG CTGGAGCAGGGCCCGAGCATTGGGCCAGTGGAGCCCCTGGACGGTCCAGCAGGTGCTGTCCTGGAGTGCCTGGTGTTGGAATCCAGAATGCTGGTGCCAGAACTTGCCGTCCCCGTTGTCTACCTGCTGGGGGCGCTGACCA TGCTGAGTGAAATGCAGCACGAGCTGCTGGCGGAGGCGCTGGAGTCGCAGACCCTGTTGGGGCCGCTCGAGCTG GTGGGCAGCCTCTTGGAGCAAAGTGCCCCGTGGCAGGAGCGCAGCACCGTGTCCCTGCCCCCCGGGCTCCTGGGGAGCAGCTGGGGTGAAGGGGCACCGGCCTGGGTCTTGCTGGAGGAGTGtggcctggagctgggggaggacACGCCCCATGTGTGCTGGGAGCCGCAGGCCCAGGGCCGCATGTGTGCACTCTACGCCTCCCTGGCACTGCTATCAGGACTGAGCCAGGAGCCCCACTAG
- the GSDMD gene encoding gasdermin-D isoform X1: MPQNQVPDVVLRQSPREAGWERAVGQVQPATCHALQALALGLPSRGQGFSKGPSALVMGQGWWGQGRGGVGGQGLRSGLALDLQRGSTFHFYDAVDGQLRGGVELSAPGQAKIAGGASVSDSSSTSMHVYSLSVDPNTWQTLLHERHLQQPEHKILQQLRSRGDNVYVVTEVLQTQKEVEVTQTHKREGSGQFSLPGAMCLQGEGQGHLSQKKTVTIPSGSILAFRVAQLVINSDLDILLFPDKKQRTFQPPPTGHKPSRSVGAWPQLHSVLSMMGCLHNFSADGVPAEGTFTEDFQGLRAEVEAISKELELLDRELCQLLLEGLEGVLRDQLALRALEEALEQGPSIGPVEPLDGPAGAVLECLVLESRMLVPELAVPVVYLLGALTMLSEMQHELLAEALESQTLLGPLELVGSLLEQSAPWQERSTVSLPPGLLGSSWGEGAPAWVLLEECGLELGEDTPHVCWEPQAQGRMCALYASLALLSGLSQEPH; the protein is encoded by the exons ATGCCCCAGAACCAGGTGCCTGACGTGGTGCTGAGGCAGAGCCCcagggaggctgggtgggagaGGGCAGTGGGCCAGGTCCAGCCAGCCACCTGCCATGCTCTGCAGGCTCTAGCTCTGGGCCTCCCTTCCAGAGGGCAGGGCTTTTCCAAAGGTCCCTCTGCCCTGGTTATGGGACAgggctggtgggggcaggggagaggcgGGGTGGGTGGGCAGGGCCTCAGGTCTGGCCTTGCTTTAGATTTGCAGCGTGGCAGCACCTTCCACTTCTACGATGCCGTGGATGGGCAGCTACGGGGCGGCGTGGAACTGTCAGCCCCAGGACAGGCGAAGATCGCAGGCGGGGCCTCGGTGTCTGACAGCTCCAGCACCTCAATGCATGTGTACTCACTGAGTGTGGACCCGAACACCTGGCAGACCCTGCTCCATGAGAG gcacctgcagCAGCCAGAGCACAAAATCCTGCAGCAGCTGCGGAGCCGCGGGGACAACGTATATGTGGTGACGGAGGTGCTACAGACGCAGAAGGAGGTGGAAGTCACACAGACCCACAAGCGGGAGGGTTCGGGCCAGTTTTCCCTGCCGGGAGCCATGTGCTTGCAG GGTGAGGGCCAGGGCCACCTGAGCCAGAAGAAGACGGTCACCATCCCCTCGGGCAGCATCCTCGCATTCCGAGTGGCCCAGCTGGTTATTAACTCTGACTTGG ACATCCTTCTCTTCCCGGATAAGAAGCAGAGGACCTTCCAGCCGCCCCCGACAG GCCACAAGCCTTCCAGGAGTGTAGGCGCCTGGCCACAGCTGCACTCAGTCCTCTCCATGATGGGGTGCCTCCACAACTTCTCGGCAG ATGGGGTCCCTGCGGAGGGGACGTTCACTGAAGACTTCCAGGGCCTAAGGGCAGAGGTGGAGGCCATCTCCAAGGAACTGGAGCTCTTGGACAGAGAGCTGTGCCAGCTGCTGCTGGAGGGCCTGGAGGGGGTGCTGCGGGACCAGCTGGCCCTGCGAGCCTTGGAGGAGGCG CTGGAGCAGGGCCCGAGCATTGGGCCAGTGGAGCCCCTGGACGGTCCAGCAGGTGCTGTCCTGGAGTGCCTGGTGTTGGAATCCAGAATGCTGGTGCCAGAACTTGCCGTCCCCGTTGTCTACCTGCTGGGGGCGCTGACCA TGCTGAGTGAAATGCAGCACGAGCTGCTGGCGGAGGCGCTGGAGTCGCAGACCCTGTTGGGGCCGCTCGAGCTG GTGGGCAGCCTCTTGGAGCAAAGTGCCCCGTGGCAGGAGCGCAGCACCGTGTCCCTGCCCCCCGGGCTCCTGGGGAGCAGCTGGGGTGAAGGGGCACCGGCCTGGGTCTTGCTGGAGGAGTGtggcctggagctgggggaggacACGCCCCATGTGTGCTGGGAGCCGCAGGCCCAGGGCCGCATGTGTGCACTCTACGCCTCCCTGGCACTGCTATCAGGACTGAGCCAGGAGCCCCACTAG
- the MROH6 gene encoding maestro heat-like repeat-containing protein family member 6 — protein sequence MAGGVWGRAREAPVGALTLTALTEGIRARQGQPQGPPSTGPQPRSWELKPEAEPQTQALTAPSEAEPGRGATVPEAGSEPCSPNSALEPAPEGPHQVPQNSWEEAVLADLALYTAACLEEAGFAGTQATALTLSSALEARGERLEDQVHALVRGLLAQVPSLAEGRPRRAALRVLSALALEHARDVVCALLPRSLPPNRAAAELWHSLSRNQRVNGQVLVQLLWALKGALGPEPQALAATRALGEMLAVSGCVGATRGFYPHLLLALVTQLHKLACSPHSPDMPKIWVLSHRGPPHSHASCAVEALKALLTGDGGRMVVTCMEQAGGWRRLVGAHTHLEGVLLLASAMVAHADHHLRGLFADLLPRLRSADDLQRLTAMAFFTGLLQSRPTARLLREEVILERLLTWQGDPEPTVRWLGLLGLGHLALNRRKVRHVSTLLPALLGALGEGDSRLVGAALGALRRLLLRPRAPVRLLSVELGPRLPPLLDDTRDSIRASAVGLLGSLVRRGRGGLRLGLRGPLRKLVLQSLVPLLLRLHDPSRDAAESSEWTLARCDQAFCWGLLEEMVTVAHYDSPEALSHLCHRLVQRYPGHVPNFLSQTQGYLRSPQDPLRRAAAVLIGFLVHHASPGYVNQDLLSSLFQDLGRLQSDPEPAVAAAAHVSAQQVAMLARARGRPRGPRLLRLAPRPARPPPVFADSPFQRPSLAGRWGCSGPRRV from the exons ATGGCTGGGGGTGTGTGGGGCCGGGCCCGGGAGGCTCCCGTGGGGGCTCTAACCCTGACAGCACTGACTGAAGGAATTCGAGCCAGGCAGGGGCAGCCCCAGGGACCCCCTTCCACAGGCCCTCAGCCCAGGTCCTGGGAGCTCAAACCTGAAGCTGAGCCACAGACCCAGGCACTCACTGCCCCCTCTGAGGCTGAGCCTGGACGTGGGGCCACCGTCCCTGAAGCTGGCAGCGAGCCCTGCTCCCCCAACAGTGCCCTGGAACCAGCCCCTGAGGGGCCTCACCAG GTTCCCCAGAATTCCTGGGAGGAGGCAGTTCTTGCCGACCTCGCATTGTACACGGCTGCCTGCCTGGAGGAGGCTGGCTTTGCAGGGACGCAGGCGACAGCGCTCACCCTGTCCTCAGCCCTGGAGGCCCGAGGGGAGCGGTTGGAGGACCAG GTGCATGCTCTGGTGCGTGGACTGCTGGCGCAGGTGCCCAGCCTGGCGGAGGGGAGGCCCCGGAGGGCGGCCCTGCGAGTGCTGAGCGCGCTGGCCCTGGAGCATGCGCGGGACGTGGTGTGTGCGCTGCTACCCCGCTCTCTGCCCCCCAATCG GGCAGCAGCCGAGCTCTGGCACAGCCTAAGCCGTAACCAGCGTGTAAATGGGCAGGTGCTGGTGCAACTGCTGTGGGCGCTGAAGGGTGCTTTGGGGCCTGAACCCCAGGCGCTGGCG GCCACGCGGGCTCTGGGGGAGATGCTGGCTGTTTCAGGCTGCGTGGGAGCCACGAGGGGCTTCTACCCACATCTGCTGCTTGCGCTGGTAACACAGCTGCACAAGCTGGCCTGCAGCCCCCACTCCCCCGACATGCCCAAGATTTGGGTTCTGTCCCACCGGGGGCCACCACACAGCCATGCCAG CTGTGCCGTGGAGGCGTTAAAGGCCCTACTCACCGGGGATGGAGGCCGCATGGTGGTCACATGCATGGAGCaggcaggaggctggaggaggctggTGGGAGCCCACACCCACCTGGAGGGTGTCCTGCTGCTGGCCAG TgctatggtggcacatgccgacCACCACCTGCGAGGCCTCTTCGCAGACTTGCTTCCGCGGCTGCGCAGCGCGGACGACCTGCAGCGCCTCACGGCTATGGCCTTCTTCACCGGG CTGCTGCAGAGCAGACCCACCGCACGGCTCCTGCGGGAGGAGGTCATCCTGGAGCGACTCCTCACCTGGCAGGGAGACCCCGAGCCCACCGTGCGCTGGTTGGGCCTGCTGGGCCTGGGCCACCTCGCGCTGAATCGCAGGAAG GTGCGGCACGTGAGCACACTGCTGCCGGCACTCCTGGGCGCACTGGGCGAAGGCGACTCGCGGCTCGTGGGTGCAGCGCTGGGCGCCCTGAGGAGGCTCCTGCTGCGGCCGCGGGCGCCTGTGCGGCTCCTGAGCGTGGAGCTGGGGCCGCGCCTCCCTCCGCTGCTGGATGAC ACACGGGACTCAATCCGCGCCTCGGCGGTCGGGCTCCTTGGGTCTCTGGTGCGCCGGGGCCGGGGCGGGCTCCGGCTGGGGCTCCGTGGCCCCCTGCGGAAGCTGGTGCTGCAGAGTCTCGTGCCGCTCCTGTTGCGCCTGCATGACCCCAGCAGGGACGCTGCTGAG AGCTCAGAGTGGACCTTGGCACGCTGTGACCAGGCCTTTTGCTGGGGCCTGCTGGAGGAGATGGTCACTGTGGCCCACTATGACAGCCCCGAGGCCCTGAGCCATCTCTGCCACCGCCTG GTTCAGCGATACCCAGGCCACGTGCCCAACTTCCTGAGCCAGACCCAGGGCTACCTGCGGAGTCCACAGGACCCCCTGCGCCGGGCAGCTGCCGTGCTCATAG GCTTCCTTGTCCACCACGCCAGCCCCGGCTACGTCAACCAGGACCTGCTGAGCTCCCTATTCCAGG ACCTAGGGCGGCTGCAGAGCGACCCCGAGCCGGCTGTGGCCGCGGCAGCGCATGTGTCCGCCCAGCAGGTGGCGATGCTGGCCCGCGCCCGGGGCCGCCCCCGCGGGCCCCGCCTCCTCCGCCTCGCCCCGCGCCCCGCCCGGCCCCCACCCGTCTTCGCCGACAGCCCCTTCCAGCGCCCGAGCCTGGCGGGCCGCTGGGGCTGCTCCGGACCCCGCCGAGTttga